The candidate division WOR-3 bacterium sequence AGAGCTGAAAAAGAAGATCATTACATTTTGCTAATTTTGAGAATACCTGTCTATGACAAGGACCTTGATGTATCATATTTCACGCTTCCCCTCGGAGTGATATTCCACGAGAAATGTCTTATTACAATTTGCCTTCAAGACAACATTGTCATAAAAAATCTAATGACAAAAGGTGTAAAGAACATCAGGCTTGACACCAAAAATCGTTTTCTTTTAACGCTTCTTCTCAGAGCTTCAATAAACTTTCTTTTTTTTCTGAAAGCCTTGAACAGGGAAACGACATCAATAGAGAAAGACCTGAGAAAATCCATCAAAAACACCGAACTCTACGACTTGCTTACTATTGAAAAATCTTTGGTCTTTTTTAATACTTCTATAAGAGCAAACGAGCTTTTAATTGAAAAAATCCAAAAAACCGGTCTGCTCAGGCTGGATGAAGATGAAATTGAACTTCTTGAGGATCTGGTTATCGAGAACAAGCAGGCGGCTGAAATGGCGAAGATTCACAGCAACATTTTAAGCGGGATGATGGACGCTTTCGCCTCGATTATCTCGAACAACCTCAACGTCGTAGTAAAAAAACTGACCGCCATCTCGCTTGTCCTCATGATTCCGACTCTTATTGCGAGTGTTTACGGAATGAATGTAGGACTGCCGTTTCAGCATACATGGTATGCTTTTCTTGTAATAATTCTCGGGTCGGTTCTTTTATCAGCGGGTGCACTGATATTCTTTGTTCTGAAGAAATTTTTATAAATAGAATATTTTCAATTATTGAAAAAGATATTCAAATCTGATTTCAGAAAAAATGGGTGTATTTTTTTGACAATGTTTAGGGTTGGATTAGATTTTTTCTAACCTCTGATAGCTGTAAACATTTTTCATACCGAGCATTTCTTCTCCGCTTGTCGGCATATTGTATATTACCAAATATATTTGGTGTTGTCAGTGTTGTTAATCTCTTTGCGCTTTTTAATTTTCTGTTTGGAACTGGAAGTAAAAAAAGAAATTCTTGTGAAGAAGAACAAATCGTTTTAAATTATTTCCAGATCGAAAAGAATATTTTCTGTAAACCTGGAAAGAGATTAAATGGCATTGACGATTATTTTAC is a genomic window containing:
- a CDS encoding magnesium transporter CorA family protein, coding for MKKFYKILNQKEILEVGEFTENCWINVVNPDEKERNWLIEEFGIDGESIADILDIDEQSRAEKEDHYILLILRIPVYDKDLDVSYFTLPLGVIFHEKCLITICLQDNIVIKNLMTKGVKNIRLDTKNRFLLTLLLRASINFLFFLKALNRETTSIEKDLRKSIKNTELYDLLTIEKSLVFFNTSIRANELLIEKIQKTGLLRLDEDEIELLEDLVIENKQAAEMAKIHSNILSGMMDAFASIISNNLNVVVKKLTAISLVLMIPTLIASVYGMNVGLPFQHTWYAFLVIILGSVLLSAGALIFFVLKKFL